The following are encoded in a window of Prochlorococcus marinus CUG1417 genomic DNA:
- the ctaD gene encoding cytochrome c oxidase subunit I, giving the protein MTISIDPQKTNNESLQPKGWLRYFSFSLDHKVIGIQYLVCGFLFYLIGGSLASAIRIELASPMSDFMPRDVYNQVLTLHGTIMIFLWIVPVVNGAFGNYLIPFYVGARDMAFPRLNAVAFWLIPPSGLMLVASYFVDGAAQAGWTAYPPLSITTPQSGQIIWILSVLLLGGSSIFGGINFIATIIKLRRPGLKLMQLPMYCWAMLGTSLLVVLSTPVLAGTLILLSFDIIANTGFFNPVLGGNVVVYQHLFWFYSHPAVYIMVLPAFGLVSEILPVHARKPLFGYTTMVFSIMGIVVLGLVVWAHHMFTSGTPPWMRLFFTIATAFIAVPTGIKFFNWVATLWGGKISINSAMLFSCGFIINFVFGGITGVALAQVPFDIHVHDTYFVVAHFHYIVYGGTVFIIFSSIYHWFPKVTGKMLNEKLGILHFIITFIGFNLCFAPQHWLGLNGMPRRVAEYDPQFQFVNQISSLGALLMAISTIPFLINVFLSVRNGKDAGDNPWNALTPEWLTSSPPPVENWEGEAPLVENPYGYGKEISERK; this is encoded by the coding sequence ATGACAATATCAATTGATCCACAAAAAACTAATAATGAAAGCCTTCAACCTAAAGGCTGGCTTAGATACTTTAGTTTTAGCCTTGATCATAAAGTAATTGGGATACAATACTTGGTTTGTGGTTTTCTCTTCTATTTGATAGGAGGAAGCTTAGCGAGCGCTATAAGAATTGAACTAGCCAGTCCAATGTCTGATTTCATGCCAAGAGATGTTTATAACCAAGTTTTAACTTTACACGGAACAATAATGATATTCCTTTGGATAGTGCCAGTAGTAAACGGTGCTTTTGGAAATTATTTAATTCCATTTTATGTAGGTGCGAGAGATATGGCATTCCCAAGATTAAATGCCGTAGCTTTTTGGTTAATTCCTCCTTCAGGTTTGATGTTGGTAGCAAGCTATTTTGTTGATGGTGCTGCTCAGGCTGGATGGACGGCTTATCCACCTTTAAGCATAACTACTCCTCAATCTGGACAAATTATTTGGATTCTGAGCGTTCTATTACTTGGAGGCAGTTCTATATTTGGTGGAATAAACTTTATAGCCACCATTATCAAATTAAGAAGGCCAGGATTAAAACTAATGCAATTGCCAATGTATTGTTGGGCAATGCTTGGAACAAGTCTATTAGTTGTTTTGTCAACTCCTGTTTTAGCAGGCACTTTAATTCTTCTTAGCTTCGATATCATTGCTAATACGGGGTTTTTCAATCCTGTTTTAGGAGGCAATGTAGTAGTTTATCAGCATTTATTTTGGTTTTATTCTCATCCAGCTGTATACATTATGGTCCTTCCAGCCTTTGGTTTAGTTAGTGAAATACTTCCTGTACATGCTAGAAAACCACTTTTCGGATATACAACAATGGTTTTTTCAATAATGGGGATAGTAGTTTTAGGTTTAGTAGTTTGGGCGCATCACATGTTTACAAGTGGAACGCCCCCTTGGATGAGATTGTTCTTTACGATTGCCACAGCATTTATTGCTGTTCCAACAGGTATAAAATTTTTTAATTGGGTTGCAACATTATGGGGAGGTAAAATTTCCATAAATAGTGCAATGTTATTCTCTTGTGGATTTATTATAAATTTCGTTTTTGGAGGTATTACAGGAGTTGCTTTGGCACAGGTCCCTTTCGATATTCACGTACATGATACCTATTTCGTTGTCGCCCATTTTCATTACATAGTTTATGGAGGGACTGTTTTTATTATTTTCTCTTCAATTTATCATTGGTTCCCCAAAGTAACTGGAAAAATGCTCAATGAAAAATTAGGAATTTTACATTTTATCATTACCTTTATCGGATTTAACTTGTGCTTTGCCCCTCAACATTGGCTTGGTTTAAATGGAATGCCAAGAAGAGTTGCAGAATATGATCCTCAATTCCAGTTCGTTAATCAAATCAGTAGCCTTGGGGCTCTTTTGATGGCTATAAGTACAATTCCTTTTTTAATTAATGTATTCCTTAGTGTAAGAAATGGAAAAGATGCTGGAGATAACCCTTGGAATGCTCTTACACCCGAATGGTTAACATCTTCTCCACCTCCAGTTGAAAATTGGGAAGGAGAAGCTCCATTAGTTGAAAATCCCTATGGTTATGGTAAAGAAATTTCTGAACGAAAATAA
- a CDS encoding cytochrome c oxidase subunit 3: MTTLDSSKEIQNNNSEVNETHEDFRMFGLITFLIADGMTFAGFFAAYLTYKAVNPLPDGAIYELELPIPTLNTILLLVSSATFHKAGKALLKDKNSESQKWLFFTAVLGIIFLICQLFEYFHLPFGLTDNLFASTFYALTGFHGLHVTLGTLMILIIAWQSRIKGGRLTSQNMFPLEAVELYWHFVDGIWVILFIILYLL, encoded by the coding sequence ATGACAACTCTTGATAGCTCAAAAGAAATTCAAAATAATAATTCTGAAGTCAACGAAACACATGAAGACTTCAGAATGTTTGGTCTTATAACTTTCCTGATTGCGGATGGAATGACTTTTGCTGGATTCTTTGCTGCTTATTTAACATACAAAGCAGTAAATCCATTACCTGATGGTGCTATTTATGAATTAGAACTCCCAATACCTACACTCAATACAATTTTGTTACTTGTTAGTAGTGCAACTTTCCATAAAGCAGGCAAAGCACTTTTAAAAGATAAAAACTCTGAATCCCAAAAATGGTTATTTTTTACTGCTGTTCTTGGAATTATATTTTTAATATGTCAATTATTTGAATATTTTCACTTACCTTTTGGATTAACCGATAATTTATTTGCAAGTACTTTTTATGCTCTTACTGGTTTTCATGGCTTACATGTCACTTTAGGCACTTTAATGATTTTAATTATTGCTTGGCAATCGAGAATCAAGGGCGGAAGATTAACTAGTCAAAATATGTTCCCTTTGGAAGCTGTTGAATTGTACTGGCATTTTGTAGATGGAATATGGGTTATTTTATTTATTATTTTGTATCTTTTATAA
- a CDS encoding COX15/CtaA family protein has protein sequence MINNQLYKSKYLTIFKRLGSHSVFALIALIVIGGATRVMEAGLACPDWPLCYGSFLPFKHMNLRVFLEWFHRLDAFLVGILILFKFALSIIWKNKIPNWLPKTYSLLLFLVIVQGSFGALTVINLLDSYTVTGHLLIAFLLLITTISINQNLENDDIEEPLIWWRLLFFVPLLLTLIQSFIGVRLSSTWSAHICLSFNKQCLILNTHKLFSFPIAFSILLIIAIAIYKRSLLDENWKYLTTLIFLLFSQITLGVLSLKTNLNEPIFIIGHQLNASLFIAILTTLIFRNPFTKKGPNHSLNPQTAGINS, from the coding sequence TTGATTAATAACCAGTTATATAAATCAAAATATCTGACGATTTTTAAAAGGTTGGGAAGTCATAGTGTATTTGCACTTATCGCACTAATCGTAATTGGAGGTGCTACGAGAGTTATGGAGGCAGGACTTGCCTGTCCAGATTGGCCATTATGTTATGGATCTTTTTTGCCTTTTAAACATATGAACCTAAGAGTATTTCTAGAGTGGTTTCATCGTCTAGATGCTTTTCTGGTTGGAATATTAATTCTTTTTAAATTTGCGCTTTCAATTATTTGGAAAAATAAAATTCCAAATTGGTTACCTAAAACTTATTCATTATTACTTTTTCTCGTTATTGTCCAAGGATCCTTTGGAGCTTTAACAGTCATAAACCTGCTTGATTCATATACTGTCACTGGCCATCTCTTAATAGCTTTTCTACTTCTCATTACAACAATTTCAATAAATCAAAATTTAGAAAATGACGACATTGAAGAGCCTTTAATTTGGTGGAGATTATTATTTTTTGTTCCTCTTTTACTTACTCTGATTCAATCTTTTATTGGCGTAAGGCTTTCATCAACCTGGTCAGCGCATATTTGCTTATCTTTTAATAAACAATGTCTAATTCTAAATACACATAAATTATTTTCTTTTCCAATTGCTTTCTCAATTTTATTGATTATTGCTATTGCAATTTATAAGAGAAGTTTGCTTGATGAAAATTGGAAATATCTCACAACACTTATTTTTCTCTTGTTTTCCCAAATTACTTTGGGTGTCTTAAGTCTTAAAACAAATTTAAATGAACCTATTTTTATTATCGGTCATCAACTTAACGCCTCTTTATTTATTGCGATATTAACAACATTAATTTTTAGAAATCCTTTTACTAAAAAAGGTCCAAACCACTCCCTTAATCCCCAAACGGCCGGTATCAACTCATGA
- a CDS encoding heme o synthase produces MNSSNLENLNYKSSIRDEVVPSRKRLTLPPWLEVAKPRLIPLLLATTLGGMALTEEWPLSSPKLICTLGGGALAAAAAGALNCLWEMELDKRMTRTSKRALPEGKLSSQTVFLAAVSCTLAASMLLVSGVNYLAAGLTLLGLFSYVILYTVILKPRTTKNIVFGGVAGAIPPLVGASAATGHVGLSGWWLFGLVMLWTPAHFWALAILLKDDYASVGIPMLPSVKGSVFTAKAISRYGWATVLMSIMGVFALPEGGLLYGIMLLPFNGRLLQLINELKKSPDDLSRAKSLFRWSILYMFGICLLLLISRTQLSVEFEQQSMQIFLSIVSLLSN; encoded by the coding sequence ATGAACAGTAGTAACTTAGAAAACTTGAACTATAAATCTTCAATTAGGGATGAAGTTGTACCTTCAAGAAAAAGATTAACTTTGCCGCCCTGGCTTGAAGTAGCGAAACCTAGATTAATCCCACTTTTACTGGCTACAACTTTGGGAGGAATGGCTTTAACAGAAGAATGGCCTTTGTCTTCCCCGAAACTTATCTGCACTTTAGGAGGAGGCGCTTTGGCAGCAGCAGCAGCAGGAGCTCTTAATTGCTTGTGGGAAATGGAATTAGATAAGCGGATGACAAGAACTAGCAAAAGAGCCTTGCCAGAAGGAAAGTTGTCCTCTCAGACTGTATTTTTAGCTGCTGTATCATGTACTTTGGCAGCTTCGATGCTTTTAGTAAGTGGTGTAAATTATTTGGCTGCAGGTTTAACTCTTCTTGGTTTATTTAGCTACGTAATTTTATATACAGTTATTTTGAAACCTCGTACAACAAAAAATATTGTTTTCGGAGGAGTTGCTGGTGCGATACCGCCCTTAGTTGGAGCGTCTGCTGCCACAGGGCATGTAGGTCTGAGTGGTTGGTGGTTGTTTGGTTTAGTAATGTTATGGACCCCAGCTCATTTTTGGGCACTTGCAATTTTGTTGAAGGATGATTACGCATCTGTTGGTATTCCTATGCTCCCTTCTGTTAAAGGATCTGTTTTTACTGCTAAAGCGATTTCTCGTTACGGATGGGCAACAGTTTTAATGAGTATTATGGGAGTCTTTGCTTTACCTGAAGGGGGTCTCTTATACGGAATTATGTTATTGCCATTTAATGGAAGACTTTTGCAATTAATAAATGAATTAAAGAAATCTCCTGATGATCTTTCAAGAGCAAAATCTCTTTTTAGGTGGTCTATTCTCTATATGTTTGGCATTTGTCTTTTGTTATTAATTTCTAGGACCCAATTATCCGTAGAATTTGAGCAGCAATCTATGCAAATATTTTTATCTATTGTATCCCTGCTTAGTAATTAA
- a CDS encoding aldo/keto reductase, producing the protein MIINSQKRSFGRGAKVSLFTLGTMRATESLEKMYSIIKNAYYVGINHIETAPSYGDAESLIGNSIKKLAIEENIKEKNWVITSKVLPKGDFDFLKNNFKKSLKNLNREKINNLAIHGLNLKKHLDWVLSGEGKKFISWILEKELVDQVGFSSHGSYSLIKDAINCEVFTFCSLHLHYLDQSKLALAEEAIKKGMGVLAISPADKGGRLYSPSDILIDASKPFHPLELAYRFLLAKGITTLSLGATNKKDFEFAHKLRNSFEKLTKLEKSALNKIEEVSNKRLNSTKCEQCRSCLPCPNEVPIPEILRLRNISVGYGQLEFAKERYNLIGKAGHWWEEKNSSFCQGCNKCVPKCPSKLDIPNLLKETHNLLIENPTKRLWG; encoded by the coding sequence ATGATTATTAATTCACAAAAAAGATCATTTGGTAGAGGGGCGAAAGTGAGCTTATTCACTTTGGGGACAATGCGAGCAACTGAAAGTCTCGAAAAAATGTATAGCATAATAAAAAATGCATATTATGTAGGAATTAACCACATAGAAACAGCACCCTCTTATGGTGATGCTGAATCACTTATTGGAAATTCAATAAAAAAATTAGCAATAGAAGAGAATATAAAAGAAAAAAATTGGGTAATTACTTCCAAAGTTTTACCAAAGGGTGATTTTGACTTTTTAAAAAATAATTTTAAAAAATCTCTTAAAAATTTAAATCGCGAGAAAATTAATAATCTTGCAATTCACGGACTCAACTTAAAAAAACATCTAGATTGGGTTCTTTCTGGAGAGGGTAAGAAATTCATTTCTTGGATACTTGAGAAGGAACTAGTTGATCAAGTCGGTTTTAGTTCTCACGGAAGTTATTCACTAATTAAAGATGCAATTAACTGTGAAGTTTTTACTTTTTGTAGTCTTCATTTACATTATTTAGATCAATCTAAGCTTGCTTTAGCAGAGGAAGCTATAAAAAAAGGTATGGGAGTTTTAGCAATATCACCTGCAGATAAAGGCGGTAGATTATATTCTCCAAGTGATATTTTGATAGACGCCTCTAAGCCTTTTCATCCATTAGAGTTAGCCTATCGATTTCTTCTCGCAAAAGGTATTACAACTTTATCCTTGGGAGCGACAAACAAAAAAGATTTTGAATTTGCGCATAAACTTAGAAACTCATTCGAGAAGCTTACAAAACTTGAAAAAAGCGCCCTCAATAAAATTGAGGAAGTTTCTAATAAAAGATTAAACTCAACCAAATGTGAACAATGTAGATCTTGTCTTCCATGTCCTAATGAAGTGCCTATTCCAGAAATACTTCGTTTAAGGAATATATCTGTTGGTTATGGCCAATTAGAATTTGCAAAAGAAAGATACAATTTAATAGGAAAAGCTGGCCACTGGTGGGAAGAAAAAAATTCCTCATTTTGTCAAGGATGTAATAAATGCGTTCCTAAATGTCCTAGTAAATTAGATATACCAAATTTATTAAAGGAAACTCATAACTTATTAATTGAAAATCCTACAAAAAGATTATGGGGATAA
- the coxB gene encoding cytochrome c oxidase subunit II gives MLNKNIYLILIISLVFAISFWIGFNVNLLPTEASINAPIYDELFKILFIIGLIIFIGMTIAVIYSLFRFRKRNDQIGDGIALEGNLSLEIVWTIIPSIIVLLIGLYSYNIYDRMGGMKELNHNHEMMSSNSEKIWAGISQTSDNEIAINNLSIEVSAMQFAFLFNYPKGNFISGELHVPVDQKVSMKMESKDVIHAFWVPEFRIKQDIIPGQPTILNFTPTKVGKYPIICAELCGPYHGGMRASIIVEEESDYNEWFNKNKKPEVNL, from the coding sequence TTGTTAAATAAAAACATTTATTTAATATTAATTATTTCACTTGTTTTTGCTATATCTTTTTGGATTGGTTTTAATGTAAATTTGCTCCCAACGGAAGCAAGTATTAATGCACCAATTTACGATGAACTTTTTAAAATTCTTTTCATCATTGGATTAATTATTTTTATAGGAATGACAATAGCTGTTATTTATAGCTTATTTAGGTTTAGGAAAAGAAATGATCAGATAGGTGATGGTATAGCTTTAGAGGGAAATTTAAGCTTAGAAATTGTATGGACAATTATTCCTTCAATAATTGTTTTGTTAATAGGTTTATATAGTTACAACATCTACGATCGAATGGGAGGGATGAAAGAACTAAATCATAACCATGAAATGATGAGTTCTAATTCTGAAAAAATATGGGCTGGAATAAGTCAAACTTCTGATAATGAAATAGCAATAAATAATTTATCAATTGAAGTTTCAGCTATGCAATTTGCATTTCTATTCAATTATCCCAAGGGGAATTTCATATCAGGAGAACTACACGTTCCTGTTGATCAAAAAGTATCAATGAAAATGGAATCCAAAGATGTCATTCATGCTTTTTGGGTGCCAGAGTTCAGAATTAAACAGGATATTATTCCTGGGCAACCTACTATTCTAAATTTCACTCCTACAAAAGTAGGAAAATATCCGATAATTTGCGCAGAATTATGTGGCCCATATCATGGAGGGATGAGAGCCTCCATAATTGTTGAAGAAGAATCTGATTACAACGAATGGTTTAACAAAAATAAAAAACCAGAGGTAAATTTATGA
- a CDS encoding AbrB family transcriptional regulator, with amino-acid sequence MLEGKELLEKAKLLSKKSEDEIARGCGYVGPSGRILRKSFYRALIEAKGYKIGNGRQGKNGNRASRGRQTEFKTKVHGNGNLLIGHAYTKKLGLEPGQEFKIDLKKESKTIYLIPLN; translated from the coding sequence ATGCTAGAAGGAAAAGAACTTCTTGAAAAAGCAAAATTATTAAGTAAAAAATCTGAAGATGAGATAGCCAGAGGTTGTGGGTACGTAGGTCCTAGTGGAAGAATCTTAAGAAAAAGTTTTTATAGGGCGCTTATTGAAGCTAAAGGTTACAAAATAGGAAATGGTCGTCAGGGTAAAAATGGTAATAGAGCTTCAAGAGGCAGACAGACAGAATTCAAAACTAAAGTTCATGGCAATGGGAATCTATTAATTGGTCATGCCTACACCAAAAAATTAGGTCTAGAACCTGGTCAGGAATTTAAAATCGATCTTAAAAAAGAATCAAAAACAATTTATCTGATTCCATTAAATTAA
- the cobT gene encoding nicotinate mononucleotide-dependent phosphoribosyltransferase CobT → MYSTELGINFFGNESNKKRQLNKIEILKKNIKNLKMFLIIAGTNTSQIPGISAAGINPKSRRTTALADAEFLLEGASKDHKYKLPLLNAGVTPALISHVCSKLINTYPVIVPLGIGAKPYFNHLVVEDRSLGPSNCLTTGKSMTKERVLNLYEKGLAIGKSLKQTVLISESVPGGTTTAQAVMEAFGLQVSNLVGSSLFKAPRELRRQVIRRGLSNANFNADSDSFDVVAAVGDPFQAFSMGLLIGARLAKQPVILSGGSQMLAVILLVLEFLGEKNKDEFIEDVFIATTGWLVKDNSLNDLVNLINEKYDVKLLGLASPLNFKSSKYKELKDYELGHVKEGVGAGGISLLAFLNGFKNEEIVSLCQQNLEMMKGLGQISLEKDC, encoded by the coding sequence ATGTACAGTACAGAATTAGGGATAAATTTTTTTGGTAATGAATCCAATAAAAAAAGACAACTCAATAAGATAGAAATACTGAAAAAGAATATTAAAAATTTAAAAATGTTTCTTATAATTGCTGGCACTAATACATCTCAAATTCCGGGAATTTCAGCAGCAGGTATTAATCCAAAATCTAGGAGAACAACTGCGCTCGCAGATGCTGAATTTTTGCTTGAAGGTGCTTCAAAAGATCATAAATATAAATTGCCTCTTCTCAATGCAGGAGTAACTCCGGCCCTAATCAGTCATGTTTGTTCAAAGCTTATAAATACTTATCCAGTTATTGTTCCTCTGGGAATAGGAGCAAAGCCTTATTTTAATCATTTGGTTGTAGAAGATAGAAGTTTGGGCCCATCAAATTGTCTTACCACTGGTAAATCGATGACTAAAGAGAGAGTTTTAAATCTCTATGAAAAAGGTCTAGCGATAGGAAAATCGTTAAAACAAACAGTTTTAATTTCTGAATCTGTACCCGGGGGCACCACAACTGCTCAGGCAGTAATGGAAGCTTTTGGTTTGCAGGTATCTAATTTAGTAGGGAGTAGTTTATTTAAAGCTCCAAGAGAACTAAGAAGACAAGTAATTAGAAGAGGACTTTCAAATGCGAATTTCAATGCTGATTCCGACTCTTTTGATGTTGTCGCGGCAGTAGGTGATCCTTTCCAAGCTTTTTCAATGGGTCTATTAATTGGTGCTAGGTTAGCAAAACAACCTGTAATATTGTCTGGAGGAAGTCAGATGTTAGCAGTCATTTTGCTTGTATTAGAATTTTTAGGTGAAAAAAATAAAGATGAATTTATTGAAGATGTTTTTATTGCGACAACTGGGTGGCTTGTGAAAGATAATTCTCTAAATGATTTAGTAAATCTAATTAATGAAAAATATGATGTCAAATTATTAGGTTTAGCAAGTCCTTTAAATTTCAAATCTTCAAAATACAAAGAATTGAAGGATTATGAATTAGGTCATGTAAAAGAGGGTGTAGGTGCTGGTGGAATATCATTGCTTGCTTTCTTAAATGGATTCAAAAATGAAGAAATAGTTTCATTGTGTCAACAAAATCTGGAAATGATGAAGGGCCTAGGTCAAATTTCTTTAGAGAAGGATTGCTGA
- a CDS encoding ABC transporter ATP-binding protein: MNYIKVKGLSKSYSEINALKNLSMEIEAGTLFGILGPNGAGKSTLIKILATLIEPDSGEVFINNINLIKNSRKIRELIGYVAQDIALDKILTGRELLDFQSDLYHINKNKKFERINKLIDQLEMNDWIDRKCGTYSGGMKRRIDLAAGLLHLPQVLILDEPTVGLDIESRNIIWQLLKDLRNNGMTIILSSHYLDEIDKLADRLVIIDDGRVIAKGTPAELKNKLGGDRVTLKVREFSNQEEAKNICKILSSIDGISQIIINESQGFSINFVADKQKDLLTKLKVELAFSKFEIFSLTQSQPSLDDVYLQATGKTLLDAEISMAGKRDLKKESKQSMR, encoded by the coding sequence ATGAATTATATAAAAGTTAAAGGGCTCTCAAAATCTTATTCAGAAATTAATGCATTAAAAAATTTATCAATGGAAATTGAAGCTGGTACATTATTCGGAATACTAGGTCCAAATGGTGCTGGCAAATCAACACTAATAAAAATACTCGCTACTTTAATAGAGCCTGATAGTGGAGAAGTTTTTATAAATAATATTAATCTGATAAAAAATTCAAGGAAAATTAGAGAATTAATTGGTTATGTCGCTCAAGACATTGCACTTGATAAAATATTAACTGGACGAGAGCTTTTGGATTTTCAATCAGATTTATATCACATCAACAAAAATAAAAAATTTGAAAGGATAAATAAATTAATAGATCAATTAGAAATGAATGATTGGATTGATCGTAAGTGCGGCACTTATTCAGGGGGAATGAAAAGAAGAATAGATCTGGCAGCTGGACTTTTACATTTACCCCAAGTATTAATTTTAGATGAACCTACAGTTGGTTTAGATATTGAGAGTAGGAATATCATATGGCAACTTTTGAAAGATTTGAGAAATAATGGAATGACCATTATTTTAAGTAGTCACTATCTTGATGAAATAGATAAATTGGCTGACAGATTAGTGATAATTGATGATGGAAGAGTTATAGCAAAAGGAACTCCTGCAGAGCTCAAAAATAAATTAGGAGGAGATAGAGTAACTTTGAAAGTAAGAGAATTTAGTAATCAGGAAGAAGCAAAAAATATATGTAAAATTTTATCTTCAATAGATGGAATTAGTCAGATTATCATAAATGAATCTCAAGGTTTCTCGATAAATTTCGTAGCAGATAAGCAAAAAGATTTACTTACAAAGCTAAAAGTGGAATTGGCCTTCTCAAAGTTTGAAATTTTTTCTCTTACCCAAAGTCAGCCAAGCTTGGATGATGTATATCTTCAGGCAACTGGGAAAACATTATTGGATGCTGAAATTTCTATGGCAGGGAAAAGAGACCTAAAAAAAGAATCAAAGCAATCCATGCGATAA
- a CDS encoding riboflavin synthase encodes MFTGIIQSVGKLRQEKNILEIEILDNLFDMAIGDSIAVDGICLTVKEIFQNKFTVDVSEETLKKTTLGVKSNLNQIVNLEPALRVSDRLGGHIVSGHVDGLGIVENIEKLEKSWLLSIKWKNNNFSKYVVKKGSICVNGISLTIAKYEQEGAIFTIAIIPHTWHKTNLNKLNIGDSVNLEADALIKYVEKLLLFNKNSNQDLSSNNISSEWLKENGW; translated from the coding sequence ATGTTTACAGGAATAATTCAATCAGTTGGAAAACTAAGACAAGAAAAAAATATTTTAGAAATTGAAATTCTAGATAATTTATTTGATATGGCAATTGGTGACAGCATAGCTGTTGATGGGATTTGTTTGACAGTTAAAGAGATTTTTCAAAATAAATTTACTGTTGATGTTAGTGAGGAGACATTAAAAAAAACAACTTTAGGAGTAAAGTCGAACCTGAATCAGATTGTTAATTTGGAGCCCGCTCTTAGGGTGTCTGACCGTCTAGGAGGGCATATAGTCAGCGGACATGTTGATGGGCTAGGAATAGTTGAGAATATAGAAAAATTAGAGAAATCTTGGCTCTTATCAATAAAGTGGAAAAATAATAATTTTTCAAAATATGTAGTTAAAAAAGGTAGTATTTGTGTAAATGGTATTAGTCTTACGATTGCAAAATATGAGCAGGAAGGAGCAATATTTACTATTGCGATAATTCCTCATACTTGGCATAAAACAAATCTGAATAAATTAAATATCGGTGACAGCGTAAACCTTGAGGCAGATGCACTAATTAAATATGTAGAGAAATTACTTTTATTTAATAAAAATAGTAATCAAGATTTATCTTCAAATAATATTTCTTCCGAGTGGCTTAAAGAAAACGGTTGGTAA
- a CDS encoding DUF2232 domain-containing protein yields the protein MKITTKTEALNIVETSYLASLSSLLWVALYYLPIGGALLRLILPLPMILLHLRRGTKIALEGLLIQFLLLFIIMGPIRGTLFLFPYGILAFWLGWCWFKEKSWKLSLTGGVVIGTLGFLIRVIALSTLVGDNLWVLITRASYGLIEKLIGLFNLPLYPSILGIQLGAILLIIFQEIVYVLTVHVVAYSLFPRFKLTIPDPPRLLNSLVDFNN from the coding sequence ATGAAAATAACAACAAAAACTGAAGCATTAAATATTGTCGAGACCTCTTATTTAGCATCTCTTTCGTCTTTATTATGGGTTGCATTATATTATCTGCCAATTGGGGGAGCTTTATTAAGGTTGATTTTACCCCTCCCAATGATCTTGTTGCACTTGAGAAGAGGAACTAAAATTGCATTGGAAGGACTTTTAATACAATTTCTACTTTTATTCATAATTATGGGTCCTATTAGAGGGACTTTATTTTTATTTCCTTATGGGATTTTGGCTTTTTGGTTAGGTTGGTGTTGGTTTAAAGAAAAGAGTTGGAAACTTAGTTTGACTGGGGGAGTTGTTATTGGAACCCTTGGCTTCTTAATAAGAGTAATAGCATTATCTACTTTGGTTGGAGATAATCTTTGGGTGTTAATTACTAGAGCGAGTTATGGTCTAATAGAAAAGTTAATTGGATTATTTAATTTACCTTTATATCCCTCAATTTTGGGTATACAACTAGGTGCAATTTTATTAATAATTTTTCAAGAAATAGTTTATGTTTTAACTGTACATGTAGTTGCCTATTCGCTGTTTCCTAGATTTAAATTAACCATCCCAGATCCTCCAAGATTGTTAAATAGCTTAGTTGATTTTAATAATTAA